ATGTTCACAGGAAAGTAGGAATCAACGGTCAGCATGATACGCAACTTGTTAATCCAGTAGGCTGCTTAGTAGATTATAATTATTGACGCTCATGGCTGAGATTCTAGGCCATTTTGTCGTTATATCAgtcagttttcttttcttttaatttatctaaACGTTCACAGTTCCAGAGAGATCGATTCTTCCATTAATGGGGTAGGAACTAGTAACTGAAGCTCGTCTTTGAAGTGAATTCTTGTTCTTAGCGACAAACATTCCCTTTTGTTTTGTATACTGCGTTAGTCTACTATCAGTCATGGAAGTGGGTTTGCAGGTGCACAGACCACTCAGTTGCAGAGCTGTCTTTCACGAGAGAACCCTCTTCAAGATCAAGCCTTTTCTTGGGTCTTTCCCTCATGTTAAAACTTCCCATTTTTCAAGTGTAAGTACTTGTATTTAGGGTGATTTGTTGGCTTTGTTTACTGCTCTTGCTTAGATGAGTTGTTTCTCACACaaaatttcttttgttttctttcttttttaaatatttattttccaATGATGTTAGTTAAAGATTTCTGCTTTTGGAGTTGCTGTATTTGTTTGTTGATGGTTTATGTATGCCTTCTTTGTTGCTGATCGAGTTTCATGTTGTCCCTTCTCATTGGCTTTTGTTGTGTGGTGACGACGACACCAGCTAGgccttaatcccaaactagttgggTCGGCTATATGTATTCTTTTTCGCTGTTCAGCTCTAAATTAGACTAAGACTAAGGATCCATGTCATGAGAATGGTTTACGCTGCCCGATCAGCTCTGATTTGTTGTGTGGTGACAATGGTTTTAATTTTGAATCAACGACTTATGAAAGCagatgaattgaattaaattggatTGAATCTACTCTGTCacataataaattaaatgatTCTAAATATTTGATTTCATGTGTTTCCTTTCAGCTTGCTTCATGCGACAAGAAGTACCCTGCACGTGGGGTTTCATTTTACGTTGTTGCTAGTGCGGGTTAGCTTTGTATTTTTATCTTTTAACGAATTTTTTGAACAAAGtaatatgtttctattacaatgtTATTTCCGTTTGATCGTCTCAATATATTTTTGAATTTCGCCTGTATTTATGTGCAGACTTTTCTGAGAGGAGACAGAGAAAAACTTCAACTGCAAACTCTAAAGGACTTACTCCTAAAGGTTTCACAAGAACAAGCACCCAGAAGAGAGATTCAGAGAACAATGAAGATAAGGAGGGTTCAGTTACTCTAACATCTAGTGAGATTGTGGATCACAACAAGAAAGCAATTGAACTTAAAGCTGATGTAGATGAAGAAAAGGCAATTGAACTTATTAAGGATAAGAAATTTAACAAAGATAAGAAAGCAGAAGAAGCATTATCAATTAGCAAAACGGTGTCTGTTGCCAAAAGCAATCAAGGTATGGAAAATGGACGTGCTGGTAGTGTAGAGGATAAGACTGTGCCAGTTGATGAAATTATTATAGAGGAAAAGCAGTTTGGCAACTTAAAGAGTGATAGCACTGTAAAAGAAGAAAGTACTGGGACTGATGAAAAAACAACTGAAGATGAAGAATCTTCTCTAAAATTAAGGTTGAAAATGGAAGAAAACTTTCGGAAACAAGAAATTGAGGGGCTTGCTGAGGATAATTTCTCAAGGGGTAACAAATTGTTTGTTTATCCCCAGTTGGTGAAACCTGATCAAGATATAGAAGTATACCTTAATAGGAGTCTATCCACTCTGAATAATGAGCCAGATGTTTTCATTATGGGAGCCTTCAATGACTGGAGATGGAAATCTTTTACCGTAAGGTTGAACAAGACTCATTTGAAAGGGGATTGGTGGTCTTGCCAGGTTCATGTTCCGAAAGAAGcgtacaagatggattttgtttTCTTTAATGGGAAAAATGCATATGACAATAATGACAGAAAGGATTTTTGCATACCTGTAGAAGGTGGAATGGATGCATATGCATTTGATGATTTCTTGCTTGAGGAAAAACGTAGGGAGCAAGAGAAACTTGCAAGGGAGCAAGCTGAGAGGGAAAGACAAGCAGAAGAACAGAGGCAAAGAGAAGAAGAGAAGGCTGCAAGCGAAGCTGATAAAGCCCAGGCAAAGGTGGAAACTGAAAAGAGGCGAGAAATATTGCACCATTTGATGAAAAATGTTGCAAGATCTGTTGATAATGTTTGGTATATTGAGCCTAGTGAGTTTAGCGGTGATGACTTGGTCCGGCTATATTATAACAAAAGCTCAGGTCCTCTCGCTCATGCTAATGACCTTTGGATTCATGGGGGATATAATAATTGGAATGATGGATTGGTCATTGCGGAAAAGCTTGCTAAATCGGAGAGAAAGGATGGTGACTGGTGGTATGGTAATGGTATGTATGAATGTATATATTCTTTATTCTAGTAGCAGCATATACTTTAAGATTCTttcaatgaaattaaaataactaTTTGAAGTGCATATGAAGGTGCAAATAAACTTGACATACTTAAATTCGATATCTCCTTATTTCCAACAACAACTAAAAGAATTATTTTGTCACTGAACTTTTTTCTTGATTTCTGTTGGATTCAAGTTTTTCTTGATGAATGTGACCAGGTACTGGTAGTTGGCAACTGAAGCTTGACACACAAAAGAATCTCTCTCAAATACTCTCCTCTTCTGAGTCAATATATTTTAGTTTTCAGTCAACTCTTTTTGCCTGCAACATCTAGGCTAGCACCTAATGAATGCTatatgattttattgactctattTAAATCTATTGTTTGGTTTTGACATTACTTGTATAATATCATTTTTTTTCGTCTGCAACCATATTCTTCTGCAGTTGTTGTACCGGATCGAGCCCTTGTTTTGGATTGGGTCTTTGCTGATGGTCCACCTCAGAGTGCAATTGTATATGATAACAATCATTACCAAGATTTCCATGCAATTGTCCCAAAGTCCATTCCTGAAGAATTGTTTTGGGTTGAGGAAGAACACCAGATATATAGGAAACTGCAGGAGGAGAGGCGGTTAAGAGAGGAGGCTATGCGTGCCAAGGTCAGTTTGGTTGCGTTCAAGGGGACTAGATTAAAATCTAGAATATTAAGAACAATTCAGATCGAAAGTATCCTGCTTATTACCTGTAAAGCATTGTTGTTGGCCTTTTTCTACCTCTGTAAAAAACAGAGTACAGAACTTTGGGGTTGGCTTGTAACATGGAATGCCCTTGCTATCTGTTGGGTTCTGTTGAATGAATCTTCACTTTATGACCAGTAGGAGTTTTGGACTTTTTTAACAGTTAAAGATGGGTGCCTGTCGTTTGCTGCTTTCATATTGAACTGCTATGAGCTAAATTTTCTGAAAATTTTATCTCATTGTTCAATGTAATGCTTTATTTCCAAGTAAGTTGAGtctattttccttgttcttctcttTTTACAGGAGGAAAGAACAGCACGTATGAAAGCTGAAAGAAAGGAAAGAACTTTGGAAAGGTTTCTGCTGTCTCAAAAGCACATAGTCTATACTGACCCTCTTGGTGTTCAGGCTGGAAGCGCTGTGAAAGTTTTTTATAATCCTGCTAACACAGTTCTGAATGGTAAATCTGAAGTTTGGATCAGATGTTCATTTAACCGTTGGACACACCGCAAAGGCCCATTGCCGCCTCAGAAGATGTTGGCAGCAGATAATGGTTCTCATGTCAAAGCCACTGGTAAGTTTCAATTCTAGTTGTATTTTTTTACCTTAGTGCATTTATAGCACAGTAATATCTTTATTGTGAATGGTATTGTCTGTCTATATATGTAATTATAACCTGTTGAATATtgtggtctctctctctctctctctaaagggGTACTCTATTCAGGTTTAACTTCTATAATAGAGATTTATGTAACGGTCGGGCTTcaactactagaggaattgtccgcttggtcataagcctcacggttttgtcgcataggtggaatagagaacttcacaggaggtcacccatcctaggatttctctcaaacgagcacgcttaaccctggagtttttccaactctccaggccattccaccaaaaggcgcctctagtgattagttctcccattttatatatcattactttttgaatccaagaccatctccgtgttttgccaatgtgggatttgcctaagggaccgttttctctccttttcgggactcagcgtcctcgctgaggtttgcctaaCCATCGCCCAATAGGAcatgcgagcggctctgataccaattgtaaccactaaaggaattgtccgctttggccataagccttacggttttgtcccataggtggaatggagttGTTGGAATGCCCtaaagagttagaagaactccagcGTTAAGCGTGCTTACTTGAGAGAAATTATAGGATGGGTGACATCCTGGGAAGTTtttcattccacctatgggacaaaaccgtgaggcttatggtcaaagtggacaattcctctagtggttggagcccgaccgttacaattggtatcagagtcgctcGCTTGTCCTCATGGGCGATGGtgaggcaaacctcagcgagcgaggatgctgagtcccgaaagggggggagaaaggtcccttaggcaaatcccacatcggcaaagcacggagatgatcttgagttcaaaaagtaatgatatataaaataggggaactaatcactagaggcgccttttggtggaatggcctagagagttggaagaactctagggttaacaTGCTCACTTAAGAGAAAtcgtaggatgggtgacctcctgggaagttcttcattccacctatgagacaaaactgtgaggcttatggccaaagcggacaattactctagtggttggagcctgaccgtTACAATCTATGATCTTATGTTTCTGATTTATGAGCACTTCAAAAGTTAGTTGGGTTGTTAATGTCCTAAagtgtattttttttcttgttatGGACACAAAGTATTATTGTATGGTTCATAGATTAcattatttgaattttattgcATTGATAACCAACATGCAGATGAGATATCCTTTGTCCACCTGCTGTTTTATGCTTTTAGTTCATTGCATCTTAGGAAGGTCAATCAATCATCTGTTTGTGAGTTTAAAAAATctttcattttatgtatttttcccAGTCAAGGTTCCATTAGATGCATACATGATGGATTTTGTATTCTCGGAGAGAGAAGACGGTGGAATTTTTGACAATAGAGATGGCATGGATTACCACGTACCTGTATTTGGAGGAATTGTGAAGGAGCCACCAATGCACATTGTGCATGTTGCTGTTGAAATGGCCCCAATTGCGAAGGTACTTTTAAGTCATTaagttatttaataaatttgcagAATGTCTGTTAACCTTATCCAGAGTTTGCTTACCTGGATGGTAAATTCATCTGATTGTATGCATACCCCAGCAAGAGAGAGGTACCACTTGTATACATGATTAGGCGCCAGGTATGCTGTCTTTGGTCCTGATATCATTTGTTCATCTTAAAATTTAAAAGGTTGAGAATATTTTTAAAGCATTTAACATAATTTGTGTTTACTAGATTAATTGTTACTGTCTAGTCTTAGTCAATCTTACCAACATAATCTTTGTTTTTTAGCTTGTCTACGTTATTTAATGTCTGTTGCAGGTTGGAGGACTTGGAGATGTTGTGACTAGTCTCTCCCGTGCTGTACAAGATTTAAATCACAGTGTGGACGTCATTCTTCCAAAGTATGACTGTTTGAACCTTAGCCATGTAAGCTTCATTGCTGCTACTTTACTGTAGATTTttaactctctctctctttctctcatatATTCTTTTCTGTTTGTAGTGCAGATTTTGTCTCAATGACTAAATTGTATGTTTATGTGATTTACATTACTGAAGAAATTGTAAGACCTATATTTGACAATTAAAATTTCTCTCTTGAGTGCTAATTTCATGGAGATTATTAATTTATGAATTGTTTGTTCAGTAATTAGTCAAAAACAGCAGTATATGATAATTCCTAATCCCATGCAAGACAAAGTTTTCTTGCACTTTCTGCATGTGCATATGCCAAAGTATGTCAGTTTCTAGCTTGGTGATTACTTTTTTCTAATCTGTCACTTGTTCTGTAATAACCAATGTTTATGCAATTGAATAGGTACATAGGACTACTATTGATTGTAGTATATGGTTTTGAAAAATGAAATAGATTTACTGAGTAATTCACCTCAATGCTTTCTCTATTTATGTGACCTGAATTATTAATGAATTGTAATTCATCAAATGTGCATGTCCTGAAATAGGTAAAGGACTTTCATTATCAGAAAAGCTATTCCTGGGGTGGAACGGAAATAAAAGTGTGGTTTGGAAAGGTGGAAGGCCTTTCTGTCTACTTTTTGGAGCCTCTGAATGGGTAATTCTATGCTTTGCTACACCCTTAAATTTCTTTGCACACATGATTAATTCAGTCAAAAGTACTATTCATTTATAGGTCACATGATACACATTTCATATTTTTTTCCATGTTCCTGAATTTCAGACTGGATTGATTGGTTGAACATATATCGTATTTGTTCTCTTTCCACTTGAGCATGTGTGTGCACGTGATGCATGCTTGCATGTGTGTGCCTTATTAATAGTGAAGACTTGGTGCATAAATTGATTCAGTTCAGGTTGGGAACTATTTCAAATTTTCTAATATTCCTAACTAATTTTCCAGTTAGTTTGAGTGCTAATAATTTTCTAGAAGGAAGCttgatataattataattattgtaaGACTTTTATTCAACTATTTGAAGATAAGTGATAGTTTCTTCAAGCATTATATGGTCCAAATAAATGCCTTCCTCCATTGGTTATCCTTCGTGCAGTTGATGGCTAAAtttaatgaattgaagtttgaaagtaTATATTATCCATTTTCTAAAAGGATCAATAAATGCCTTTATCCTGTTCTTGTGATTTTAGCAATTTGGAGAAAATAAATATACATATCTAGTTATCCCTCTTGATTGTTTATCACGCACCTTTCCTCAAATTTCAAACATTTCACTTAAACAAAATGTCTGATAACATGTCATTATAACTTTTCCATTGCAGGATGTTTTCGACTGGTTGCATATATGGCTGCCGGAATGACGGGGAGAGGTTCGGTTTCTTTTGTCATGCAGCTCTTGAGTTTTTACTACAAAATGGATTCCATCCTGTAAGTTCCATGACTTAGTACTTTACCCTTATTTTGGTGAAATGGTTGTCTATTTTTTTCAAGATTATCTCTGGTATGAGTGTTAAAACATAGTTGATAATGCTAACAAATATTTATCATCAGTTGTTTCAACAATAAACATTGATATAACATATGTAATGAATTTTTGAAGCCATCTATTGGTTATGAGCCTTATTTACCTTTAGTTTCTCAATCTTGATACTACTTTTATATTGAAATAGTTGCATTAACAATGACAGCTTGCCCAT
The sequence above is a segment of the Hevea brasiliensis isolate MT/VB/25A 57/8 chromosome 11, ASM3005281v1, whole genome shotgun sequence genome. Coding sequences within it:
- the LOC110639448 gene encoding starch synthase 3, chloroplastic/amyloplastic isoform X2, with translation MEVGLQVHRPLSCRAVFHERTLFKIKPFLGSFPHVKTSHFSSLASCDKKYPARGVSFYVVANFSERRQRKTSTANSKGLTPKGFTRTSTQKRDSENNEDKEGSVTLTSSEIVDHNKKAIELKADVDEEKAIELIKDKKFNKDKKAEEALSISKTVSVAKSNQGMENGRAGSVEDKTVPVDEIIIEEKQFGNLKSDSTVKEESTGTDEKTTEDEESSLKLRLKMEENFRKQEIEGLAEDNFSRGNKLFVYPQLVKPDQDIEVYLNRSLSTLNNEPDVFIMGAFNDWRWKSFTVRLNKTHLKGDWWSCQVHVPKEAYKMDFVFFNGKNAYDNNDRKDFCIPVEGGMDAYAFDDFLLEEKRREQEKLAREQAERERQAEEQRQREEEKAASEADKAQAKVETEKRREILHHLMKNVARSVDNVWYIEPSEFSGDDLVRLYYNKSSGPLAHANDLWIHGGYNNWNDGLVIAEKLAKSERKDGDWWYGNVVVPDRALVLDWVFADGPPQSAIVYDNNHYQDFHAIVPKSIPEELFWVEEEHQIYRKLQEERRLREEAMRAKEERTARMKAERKERTLERFLLSQKHIVYTDPLGVQAGSAVKVFYNPANTVLNGKSEVWIRCSFNRWTHRKGPLPPQKMLAADNGSHVKATVKVPLDAYMMDFVFSEREDGGIFDNRDGMDYHVPVFGGIVKEPPMHIVHVAVEMAPIAKVGGLGDVVTSLSRAVQDLNHSVDVILPKYDCLNLSHVKDFHYQKSYSWGGTEIKVWFGKVEGLSVYFLEPLNGMFSTGCIYGCRNDGERFGFFCHAALEFLLQNGFHPDIIHCHDWSSAPVAWLFKDHYMHYGLSKARVVFTIHNLEFGAGNIGKAMTYSDKSTTVSPTYSKEVAGNPPIAPYLYKFHGILNGIDPDIWDPYNDKFIPVSYTSENVVEGKRAAKEALQQRLGLKKADLPLVGIITRLTHQKGIHLIKHAIWQTLDRNGQVVLLGSAPDPRIQNDFVNLANQLHSSHNDRARLCLNYDEPLSHLIYAGADFIVVPSIFEPCGLTQLTAMRYGSIPVVRKTGGLYDTVFDVDHDKERAQAQGLEPNGFNFDGADATGIDYALNRAISAWYEVREWFNPLCKTVMEQDWSWNKPALDYMELYHAARK
- the LOC110639448 gene encoding starch synthase 3, chloroplastic/amyloplastic isoform X1, with the translated sequence MEVGLQVHRPLSCRAVFHERTLFKIKPFLGSFPHVKTSHFSSLASCDKKYPARGVSFYVVASADFSERRQRKTSTANSKGLTPKGFTRTSTQKRDSENNEDKEGSVTLTSSEIVDHNKKAIELKADVDEEKAIELIKDKKFNKDKKAEEALSISKTVSVAKSNQGMENGRAGSVEDKTVPVDEIIIEEKQFGNLKSDSTVKEESTGTDEKTTEDEESSLKLRLKMEENFRKQEIEGLAEDNFSRGNKLFVYPQLVKPDQDIEVYLNRSLSTLNNEPDVFIMGAFNDWRWKSFTVRLNKTHLKGDWWSCQVHVPKEAYKMDFVFFNGKNAYDNNDRKDFCIPVEGGMDAYAFDDFLLEEKRREQEKLAREQAERERQAEEQRQREEEKAASEADKAQAKVETEKRREILHHLMKNVARSVDNVWYIEPSEFSGDDLVRLYYNKSSGPLAHANDLWIHGGYNNWNDGLVIAEKLAKSERKDGDWWYGNVVVPDRALVLDWVFADGPPQSAIVYDNNHYQDFHAIVPKSIPEELFWVEEEHQIYRKLQEERRLREEAMRAKEERTARMKAERKERTLERFLLSQKHIVYTDPLGVQAGSAVKVFYNPANTVLNGKSEVWIRCSFNRWTHRKGPLPPQKMLAADNGSHVKATVKVPLDAYMMDFVFSEREDGGIFDNRDGMDYHVPVFGGIVKEPPMHIVHVAVEMAPIAKVGGLGDVVTSLSRAVQDLNHSVDVILPKYDCLNLSHVKDFHYQKSYSWGGTEIKVWFGKVEGLSVYFLEPLNGMFSTGCIYGCRNDGERFGFFCHAALEFLLQNGFHPDIIHCHDWSSAPVAWLFKDHYMHYGLSKARVVFTIHNLEFGAGNIGKAMTYSDKSTTVSPTYSKEVAGNPPIAPYLYKFHGILNGIDPDIWDPYNDKFIPVSYTSENVVEGKRAAKEALQQRLGLKKADLPLVGIITRLTHQKGIHLIKHAIWQTLDRNGQVVLLGSAPDPRIQNDFVNLANQLHSSHNDRARLCLNYDEPLSHLIYAGADFIVVPSIFEPCGLTQLTAMRYGSIPVVRKTGGLYDTVFDVDHDKERAQAQGLEPNGFNFDGADATGIDYALNRAISAWYEVREWFNPLCKTVMEQDWSWNKPALDYMELYHAARK
- the LOC110639448 gene encoding soluble starch synthase 3, chloroplastic/amyloplastic isoform X3, giving the protein MENGRAGSVEDKTVPVDEIIIEEKQFGNLKSDSTVKEESTGTDEKTTEDEESSLKLRLKMEENFRKQEIEGLAEDNFSRGNKLFVYPQLVKPDQDIEVYLNRSLSTLNNEPDVFIMGAFNDWRWKSFTVRLNKTHLKGDWWSCQVHVPKEAYKMDFVFFNGKNAYDNNDRKDFCIPVEGGMDAYAFDDFLLEEKRREQEKLAREQAERERQAEEQRQREEEKAASEADKAQAKVETEKRREILHHLMKNVARSVDNVWYIEPSEFSGDDLVRLYYNKSSGPLAHANDLWIHGGYNNWNDGLVIAEKLAKSERKDGDWWYGNVVVPDRALVLDWVFADGPPQSAIVYDNNHYQDFHAIVPKSIPEELFWVEEEHQIYRKLQEERRLREEAMRAKEERTARMKAERKERTLERFLLSQKHIVYTDPLGVQAGSAVKVFYNPANTVLNGKSEVWIRCSFNRWTHRKGPLPPQKMLAADNGSHVKATVKVPLDAYMMDFVFSEREDGGIFDNRDGMDYHVPVFGGIVKEPPMHIVHVAVEMAPIAKVGGLGDVVTSLSRAVQDLNHSVDVILPKYDCLNLSHVKDFHYQKSYSWGGTEIKVWFGKVEGLSVYFLEPLNGMFSTGCIYGCRNDGERFGFFCHAALEFLLQNGFHPDIIHCHDWSSAPVAWLFKDHYMHYGLSKARVVFTIHNLEFGAGNIGKAMTYSDKSTTVSPTYSKEVAGNPPIAPYLYKFHGILNGIDPDIWDPYNDKFIPVSYTSENVVEGKRAAKEALQQRLGLKKADLPLVGIITRLTHQKGIHLIKHAIWQTLDRNGQVVLLGSAPDPRIQNDFVNLANQLHSSHNDRARLCLNYDEPLSHLIYAGADFIVVPSIFEPCGLTQLTAMRYGSIPVVRKTGGLYDTVFDVDHDKERAQAQGLEPNGFNFDGADATGIDYALNRAISAWYEVREWFNPLCKTVMEQDWSWNKPALDYMELYHAARK